One genomic segment of Microcella indica includes these proteins:
- a CDS encoding IS256 family transposase, whose amino-acid sequence MTAPHIVDPATVLGEALSEASPDLMRHLLQTMINALLSADADAVVGAEWGKPSPDRVTHRNGYRHRDLDTRIGTIDVAIPKLRSGTYFPEWLLERRKRSEAALITVIADCYLAGVSTRRMDKLVKTLGINALSKSQVSRMAAELDEQVADFRHRSLVEAGPFTFVAADALTMKVREGGRVVNTVVLIATGVNGDGRREVLGLQTATSETGSAWNAFFADLVARGLTGVQLVTSDAHAGLKDAIAANLPGATWQRCRTHYAANLMSVTPKSMWPAVKAMLHSVYDQPTASDVHAQFDRTLDYVAEKLPAVAEHLDTARADILAFTEFPKDVWSQIWSNNPNERLNREIRRRTDSVGIFPNRDSVIRLVGGVLAEQTDEWAEGRRYLGLEVLARSRMRVLPNNGDEVVADTFIALSA is encoded by the coding sequence ATGACCGCTCCACACATTGTCGACCCTGCGACCGTTCTGGGTGAAGCCCTCTCGGAGGCGTCGCCGGATTTGATGAGGCATTTGCTGCAGACCATGATCAACGCCCTGCTGTCCGCTGATGCCGACGCTGTGGTCGGCGCCGAGTGGGGCAAGCCCAGCCCTGATCGGGTGACGCACCGCAACGGCTACCGGCACCGTGACCTGGACACTCGCATCGGCACGATCGATGTCGCGATCCCGAAACTACGATCGGGCACCTACTTTCCGGAGTGGCTGCTGGAGCGCAGGAAACGCTCCGAGGCGGCTCTGATCACCGTGATTGCCGACTGCTACCTCGCCGGGGTGAGCACCCGGCGGATGGACAAGCTGGTGAAGACTCTCGGCATCAACGCTCTATCGAAGTCGCAGGTCTCGCGGATGGCTGCCGAGCTCGACGAGCAGGTTGCCGACTTCCGGCACCGGTCTTTGGTCGAGGCGGGCCCGTTCACGTTCGTGGCTGCCGACGCTCTCACGATGAAGGTTCGCGAGGGCGGCCGGGTGGTGAACACGGTCGTGCTGATCGCCACCGGGGTCAACGGCGACGGCCGCCGGGAAGTCCTCGGCCTGCAGACGGCCACGAGCGAGACCGGGTCGGCGTGGAATGCGTTCTTCGCCGACCTCGTCGCCCGCGGGCTCACCGGCGTGCAGCTCGTCACCAGTGACGCGCACGCCGGCCTGAAAGACGCGATCGCAGCGAACCTGCCCGGCGCCACCTGGCAACGCTGCCGCACCCACTACGCGGCGAACCTGATGAGCGTGACCCCGAAGAGCATGTGGCCGGCGGTGAAGGCGATGCTGCACTCCGTCTATGACCAGCCCACCGCCTCCGACGTCCACGCCCAGTTCGATCGGACCCTGGATTACGTCGCCGAGAAGCTCCCCGCGGTCGCCGAGCACCTCGATACCGCTCGGGCCGACATTCTCGCCTTCACCGAGTTCCCCAAAGATGTCTGGTCGCAGATCTGGTCGAACAATCCCAACGAGCGCCTCAACCGCGAGATCCGCCGCCGCACCGACTCCGTGGGCATCTTCCCCAACCGCGACAGCGTCATCCGCCTGGTCGGCGGCGTTCTGGCCGAGCAGACCGACGAGTGGGCAGAGGGGCGCCGCTACTTGGGCCTGGAGGTCCTGGCACGCTCCCGCATGCGGGTGCTGCCCAACAACGGAGACGAGGTGGTCGCCGACACCTTCATCGCGCTCAGCGCATAA
- a CDS encoding IS3 family transposase (programmed frameshift): protein MARPNKYPRELRERAVRMVAEVRPDYPSEHAAITAVAGMLGIGSPETVRTWIRRQQVDVGQRPGVTTEAQAEIKKLKRENAELRRANEILKAASGFLRGRTRPASEAIVAFITDHKDRNDGGLRWGVESICAVLTQHEVKIAPSTYYDARKRRPSARQVSDERWKPIVLGCWQRQRRVLGARKLWLRLRREGHDIARCTVERLMRELGIAGVRRGKRTNPVDADPRETRPADLVDRHFARFRTNQLWVADFTYVWSWSGWVYVAFVFDVHSRRILGWRAATRMTTPLVLDCLEMAFWTRRREGVADFAGLTHHTDAGSVYTSIAFTDRLIEEGIDPSVGSVGDAYDNSLAESQIGLYKTELIHHEGPWRNVDQVEAATADWVQWFNTERIHSSIDDLTPIELEQLEYALTEPLEQAG, encoded by the exons ATGGCACGACCCAACAAGTATCCGCGCGAGCTTCGTGAGCGCGCAGTCCGCATGGTCGCCGAGGTGCGGCCTGACTATCCCAGCGAGCACGCCGCGATCACCGCGGTCGCCGGCATGCTCGGCATCGGCTCGCCCGAAACGGTCCGAACCTGGATTCGGCGGCAGCAGGTCGATGTCGGCCAACGGCCGGGGGTGACCACCGAGGCGCAGGCGGAGATCAAGAAGCTCAAACGAGAGAACGCCGAGTTGCGGCGGGCGAACGAGATATTGAAGGCGGCTTCGG GCTTTCTTCGCGGCCGAACTCGACCGGCCAGCGAAGCGATAGTCGCGTTCATCACCGACCACAAGGACCGCAATGATGGTGGCCTGCGATGGGGTGTCGAGTCGATCTGCGCCGTGCTCACCCAGCATGAGGTGAAGATCGCCCCATCGACCTACTATGACGCCCGCAAGCGTCGACCCTCAGCGCGGCAGGTGTCCGATGAGCGGTGGAAGCCGATCGTGCTGGGCTGCTGGCAGCGGCAACGGCGCGTGCTGGGCGCTCGGAAGCTCTGGTTGCGTCTGCGCCGCGAGGGCCACGACATTGCCCGTTGCACGGTGGAGCGCCTCATGCGCGAGCTCGGCATCGCTGGCGTGCGACGTGGGAAACGCACCAATCCGGTCGATGCTGACCCGCGCGAGACCAGACCTGCCGACCTTGTCGATCGGCATTTCGCCAGGTTCCGCACGAACCAACTCTGGGTCGCTGACTTCACCTACGTGTGGTCGTGGTCCGGATGGGTTTACGTCGCGTTCGTGTTCGATGTTCACTCCCGCCGCATCCTGGGCTGGCGGGCGGCGACGAGAATGACGACGCCGCTGGTGCTCGACTGCCTGGAGATGGCGTTCTGGACCAGGCGCCGCGAGGGCGTCGCCGACTTCGCCGGACTGACGCATCACACCGATGCCGGCAGCGTCTATACGTCCATTGCCTTCACCGACCGCCTGATCGAGGAAGGCATCGACCCCTCGGTTGGATCCGTCGGCGACGCCTACGACAACTCCCTCGCGGAGTCCCAGATCGGACTCTATAAGACCGAGTTGATCCATCACGAAGGGCCCTGGCGAAACGTCGATCAGGTCGAGGCCGCGACCGCGGACTGGGTGCAGTGGTTTAACACCGAACGCATCCACAGTTCGATCGATGACCTCACCCCGATCGAACTGGAGCAGCTCGAATATGCTCTGACCGAGCCCCTCGAACAAGCGGGCTGA